One genomic segment of Hordeum vulgare subsp. vulgare chromosome 2H, MorexV3_pseudomolecules_assembly, whole genome shotgun sequence includes these proteins:
- the LOC123431216 gene encoding pentatricopeptide repeat-containing protein At1g18485-like → MQPRAPAERSTAAVLHAHVLHLHQCGGAGNLLRRAHAAALTSGALAASLPLAGALILSYAAVADLPSSRRLLLHHPLRLRSAFLWNSLSRALSSASLPAEALRVYNLMLRSAVSPDDRTFPFALHAAAAAAAAHAAKGLELHAAAIRTGHLSDVFAGNTLVSFYAACGSARDARRAFDEMPARDVVSWNSLVSAFLANRMFDDARRALVSMMGSGVPVSVASLVSVLPACGVEQEQGFGLAVHGLALKTGLVTVLNLGNALVDMYGKFCQVEASMQVFDVMPERNEVSWNSAIGCFLNSGLYGDVLAMFREMSERGVTPGSITLSSLLPALVELGYFDLGREVHGYSIKRAMDSDIFVANSLVDMYAKLGSLDKACTVFEKIEVPNVVSWNAMIANLVQNGAETEAFRLVIKMQKDGERPNSITLVNVLPACSRMSSLKIGKQIHAWSIRTGLVFDLFISNALIDMYAKCGQLSLAQNIFDLSEKDDVSYNALLLGYSQSPWSFESLNLFKEIRSVGIEYDAISFMGALTACTNLCAFKQGKEIHGVLVRRLQSNHPFLANSLLGLYTKGGMLDTATKIFNRITEKDVASWNTMIMGYGMHGQIDVAFHLFDLMKDDGVDYDHVSYIAVLSACSHGGLVEKGKQYFSQMRAQNLEPQQMHYACMVDLLGRTGQLTESVELILDMPFHANSDVWGALLGACRIHGNLEVAQYAAEHLFELKPEHSGYYTLLINMYAEAARWNEANKIRKLMKSRKVQKNPAYSWVQSGDKLQAFLVGDG, encoded by the coding sequence ATGCAGCCGCGCGCTCCCGCCGAGCGCTCGACAGCCGCGGTCCTGCACGCGCACGtcctccacctccaccaatgCGGCGGCGCCGGCAACCTCCTCCGCCGCGCGCACGCGGCCGCCCTGACATCCGGCGCGCTCGCCGCGTCCCTGCCCCTCGCCGGCGCGCTCATCCTCTCCTACGCCGCGGTCGCCGACCTGCCCTCctcccgccgcctcctcctccaccacccgctCCGCCTCCGCTCCGCCTTCCTCTGGAACTCCCTCTCCCGCGCGCTCTCCTCGGCCTCCCTCCCCGCCGAGGCCCTGCGGGTCTACAACCTCATGCTCCGCTCCGCCGTCAGCCCGGACGACCGCACCTTCCCCTTCGCCCTCCACGCCGCCGCGGCCGCCGCTGCCGCGCACGCGGCCAAGGGCCTCGAGCTCCACGCCGCCGCGATCCGAACCGGCCACCTGTCCGACGTCTTCGCGGGCAACACGCTCGTCTCTTTCTACGCTGCCTGTGGCTCCGCCCGTGACGCGCGCAGggcgttcgatgaaatgcccgcccGGGACGTCGTCTCGTGGAACTCCCTCGTCTCTGCGTTCTTGGCCAACAGGATGTTCGATGACGCGAGGCGCGCATTGGTCAGTATGATGGGGAGCGGGGTCCCTGTGAGCGTGGCAAGCTTGGTCTCGGTTCTGCCTGCCTGTGGCGTGGAGCAGGAGCAGGGGTTTGGGTTGGCTGTGCATGGACTCGCGCTGAAGACTGGGCTGGTCACCGTGCTCAATCTTGGAAATGCATTGGTTGATATGTACGGGAAATTTTGTCAAGTGGAGGCATCGATGCAGGTGTTCGATGTAATGCCAGAGAGAAATGAGGTTTCTTGGAATTCTGCCATAGGTTGTTTTCTTAATTCAGGGCTTTATGGAGATGTGCTGGCCATGTTTAGGGAAATGTCAGAGCGTGGAGTTACGCCAGGGTCTATCACATTATCAAGTTTGCTACCTGCTTTGGTTGAGCTTGGTTATTTTGATCTGGGGAGGGAGGTACATGGGTATAGTATAAAGAGAGCAATGGACTCTGATATTTTTGTTGCCAATTCACTTGTGGATATGTATGCCAAACTTGGATCTCTGGACAAAGCCTGCACTGTCTTTGAAAAGATTGAGGTACCCAATGTGGTGTCATGGAATGCAATGATCGCTAATCTTGTGCAAAATGGAGCTGAGACTGAGGCATTCCGTCTTGTTATCAAGATGCAAAAGGATGGGGAACGGCCAAATTCAATAACTCTGGTGAATGTACTTCCAGCTTGTTCAAGGATGTCCTCTCTAAAGATAGGGAAACAGATCCATGCATGGTCGATCCGTACAGGATTAGTATTTGACTTGTTCATATCGAATGCTCTGATCGATATGTACGCGAAGTGCGGGCAGCTGAGCTTGGCGCAAAATATTTTTGACTTGTCAGAGAAGGATGATGTGTCATACAACGCGTTGCTTCTGGGTTATTCTCAGAGTCCATGGAGTTTTGAATCTCTTAATCTATTTAAGGAGATAAGGTCTGTGGGAATCGAGTATGATGCTATTTCTTTCATGGGTGCTCTGACTGCATGTACCAATTTATGTGCATTTAAACAAGGGAAAGAAATTCATGGTGTTTTAGTAAGGAGATTGCAAAGTAATCATCCCTTTCTGGCTAATTCACTGCTAGGTTTGTATACTAAAGGTGGAATGCTTGATACTGCAACAAAGATCTTCAATAGGATTACAGAGAAGGATGTTGCTTCATGGAATACCATGATCATGGGATATGGAATGCACGGCCAAATTGATGTTGCTTTCCATTTGTTTGATCTGATGAAGGACGATGGTGTTGACTATGATCATGTCTCTTACATTGCAGTGCTGTCGGCATGCAGCCATGGTGGGCTTGTTGAGAAAGGAAAACAGTACTTCAGTCAAATGCGTGCCCAAAATTTAGAGCCACAACAAATGCATTATGCTTGTATGGTTGATCTTCTTGGGCGTACTGGACAACTGACTGAATCTGTTGAACTAATCCTAGACATGCCTTTTCATGCCAATTCCGATGTGTGGGGAGCACTGCTTGGGGCTTGCAGAATACATGGAAACCTTGAAGTAGCACAATATGCAGCAGAACATTTGTTTGAGTTGAAGCCAGAGCATTCGGGTTACTACACACTGCTGATAAACATGTATGCTGAGGCTGCTAGGTGGAATGAAGCAAACAAGATCAGGAAATTAATGAAATCCAGGAAGGTACAGAAAAACCCAGCCTATAGCTGGGTACAGAGTGGCGACAAGCTACAAGCTTTTCTTGTGGGGGACGGTTAG